One segment of Marinobacter sediminum DNA contains the following:
- the pcnB gene encoding polynucleotide adenylyltransferase PcnB, whose translation MPKRLVDKLRSFMPGSGKKKPLTYQRREIPRDQHNVSRSMISEPAKKVLNRLNKSGFEAYLVGGGVRDLLLNGNPKDFDIATNATPEEVHDLFRNSRLIGRRFRIVHVVFGREVIEVTTFRGNASQADDDPEDDDRKTSEHGLLLRDNVYGNQEEDALRRDFTVNALYYCIRDFTVIDFANGVEDLRNRQLRLIGDPETRYREDPVRMLRAIRFAAKLNFDIEPETEAPIRELAPLLTHIPPARLFEEVLKLFSAGQGEATYDLLTRYNLLAPLFPETVRAIDAGESDELIRQALRNTDARIAQGKSVTPYFLFAAMLWPALQAEWHRRQDNGDPVQPALHGAIGKVIGQQVQATSIPKRFSGPMKEIWELQMRLPRRQGKRAFVTLGHPRFRAAYDFLLVREASGETEPGLGKWWTDFQKLDERGQERMLTELGSDAPKKRRRGRKPPVKRPAP comes from the coding sequence ATGCCTAAACGACTCGTCGACAAACTCCGCTCATTCATGCCCGGCAGCGGAAAGAAAAAGCCCCTAACATATCAACGCAGGGAAATTCCCCGCGACCAGCATAATGTCTCTCGCTCAATGATCAGCGAGCCCGCGAAAAAGGTTCTTAACCGGTTGAACAAGTCCGGTTTCGAGGCCTACCTCGTTGGTGGCGGCGTTCGGGACCTTCTCCTGAACGGCAATCCGAAGGATTTCGACATTGCCACCAATGCGACGCCAGAAGAGGTCCACGACCTGTTCCGGAACTCGCGCCTGATCGGCCGGCGGTTCCGCATTGTTCATGTGGTCTTTGGTCGCGAAGTCATCGAGGTCACTACCTTCAGGGGTAACGCCAGCCAGGCGGATGACGACCCGGAAGATGACGATCGCAAAACCAGTGAGCATGGATTGCTTCTGCGGGACAATGTGTATGGCAACCAGGAAGAGGACGCGCTGCGCAGAGACTTCACCGTTAACGCTCTCTATTACTGCATTCGGGACTTTACGGTTATTGATTTTGCCAACGGCGTAGAGGATCTTCGCAATCGCCAGCTAAGACTGATCGGTGACCCGGAAACCCGCTACCGGGAGGATCCGGTGCGCATGTTGCGGGCGATTCGCTTCGCCGCCAAACTGAATTTCGATATTGAACCGGAAACCGAAGCACCAATCCGGGAGCTGGCCCCGCTGCTGACGCACATTCCTCCTGCACGACTCTTTGAGGAAGTCCTGAAGCTGTTTTCCGCTGGTCAGGGCGAAGCCACCTACGACCTGCTGACACGGTACAACCTCCTGGCACCACTGTTCCCTGAAACCGTGAGGGCAATCGACGCTGGCGAGTCCGATGAACTTATCCGGCAGGCACTCAGAAATACCGATGCACGCATTGCCCAGGGCAAGTCCGTGACACCCTACTTCCTGTTTGCCGCCATGCTCTGGCCCGCCCTTCAGGCCGAATGGCATCGCCGTCAGGATAACGGCGACCCGGTACAACCGGCTCTTCACGGGGCCATCGGCAAGGTTATTGGACAGCAGGTCCAGGCCACCTCCATTCCCAAGCGATTCTCCGGTCCCATGAAGGAGATCTGGGAATTGCAGATGAGGCTGCCGCGCCGACAGGGTAAGCGGGCTTTCGTCACACTGGGCCATCCTCGCTTTCGTGCAGCCTACGATTTCCTCCTGGTCCGCGAAGCATCCGGCGAAACAGAGCCCGGGCTCGGCAAGTGGTGGACAGACTTTCAGAAACTGGACGAGCGCGGGCAAGAGCGCATGCTGACCGAATTAGGCAGTGACGCACCCAAGAAACGCCGGCGCGGCCGGAAACCACCGGTTAAACGGCCTGCCCCGTAA
- a CDS encoding ATP-binding protein — MSFSATGLLFASLLYLVLLFGIAWITERGILPRHWVRHPLVYTLSLGVYAGIWAVYAAVGVAAETGYGFLAYYLGISGAFLLAPVLLNPIMRIGRAYQLTSLADLFAYRYRSQWAGTLVTLCSGGAILSLLSMQIQAITTSASLLAPDTSPKVISVLFSFTVVLFAMLFGARKNQNSENHQGLVLAIAFDSLVKLFALLVLGGMILFGVFGGMDGLDLWLANNNSTATTMTLSIDDGSWRALMLMSFAGALVLPHMYHMTFSENPSPKALAKASWGLPLYLLLIGLPVPLILWGGQELAVTTGPSFYSIGTAQALGSPGLTLLMYIAGLSAASGLMIVSTLALAGMVLNHVVLPLKTPREQGDIYQWLQWIKRLLIAVIIFLALLFHETLGKNLDLSILGIISLSGTLQLLPGALGVIYWPEGNRRGLIAGLLAGLAIWVVTLVLPFSHTANLLALLDAPLVPDYSNWHIFTFVSLTANITLFALVSILSTSSGEETSAAQACSMGALSRPQRRELLATSSKDFVKQLAEPLGYGVAKREVERALAQLKLPNMEYRPYQLRRLRDQVEANLSGLLGPSVARDMVKRHLGFKPMARGGTAQDIRYVERALGEYQNRLTGLAGELDNLRRHYRQTLQNLPIPACSVGDDGEILMWNHAIEALTSITADDVLGARLMALPEHWHLLLDDFNRGEELHRYKHRLDLRGRPHWLNLHKAALSGPDHTEGGSIILVEDQTETRLLEDELMHSERLASVGRLAAGVAHEIGNPVTGISSLAQNLKLETDNPDILDTANQIQQQTRRISTILQSLMNFARTGNHAQANRYEPVTIRRCVDESINLLSLSNQGLGIHFVNDCPVNLQVLGDEQRLVQVFVNLLANARDASPDGGTIRVSGSRDGYSAIIEIIDEGSGIPEDQLDHIFEPFYTTKAPNKGTGLGLSLVYSIVEEHYGNIQVESPANPETGTGTCVRLRLPAYEPETGNTTVSQNQRS, encoded by the coding sequence ATGAGTTTTAGTGCAACCGGGCTGCTTTTCGCCAGCCTGCTCTATCTGGTTCTTCTGTTCGGTATCGCCTGGATCACAGAACGGGGCATTCTGCCACGACACTGGGTAAGGCATCCGCTGGTGTACACCCTGAGCCTGGGCGTCTACGCCGGCATCTGGGCCGTTTACGCCGCAGTCGGCGTGGCTGCGGAAACCGGTTACGGATTTCTCGCCTACTACCTGGGCATCAGTGGCGCGTTCCTGCTGGCCCCGGTATTGCTCAACCCGATCATGCGGATTGGCCGGGCCTACCAGCTCACCTCTCTTGCCGACCTGTTCGCCTATCGTTATCGGAGCCAATGGGCCGGTACGCTCGTCACCCTGTGTTCGGGCGGGGCCATCCTTTCGCTACTGAGCATGCAAATTCAGGCCATAACCACGTCTGCCAGCCTGCTTGCACCGGACACATCCCCCAAAGTCATCAGTGTGCTGTTCAGCTTTACCGTCGTGCTCTTTGCCATGCTTTTTGGCGCTCGCAAAAACCAGAACTCAGAGAATCACCAGGGGCTGGTACTGGCGATCGCTTTTGATTCCCTGGTCAAACTTTTTGCATTACTGGTACTCGGGGGCATGATCCTTTTCGGAGTTTTTGGTGGTATGGACGGGCTGGACCTCTGGCTGGCCAACAATAACAGCACGGCTACCACGATGACGCTCAGCATCGACGATGGCAGCTGGAGAGCTCTTATGCTGATGTCCTTTGCCGGCGCCCTCGTGCTCCCACACATGTACCACATGACGTTCAGCGAGAACCCATCGCCAAAGGCATTGGCCAAAGCCAGCTGGGGCCTCCCTCTGTATCTGCTGCTGATAGGCTTGCCGGTTCCACTTATCCTGTGGGGCGGACAGGAGCTGGCGGTCACCACCGGGCCAAGCTTTTACAGCATTGGTACCGCCCAGGCACTGGGCAGCCCGGGGCTGACTTTATTGATGTACATCGCCGGCCTGTCCGCCGCCAGTGGCCTCATGATTGTCAGCACTCTCGCACTCGCCGGCATGGTTCTGAACCACGTGGTGCTGCCGCTCAAAACACCAAGAGAACAGGGTGACATTTACCAGTGGCTGCAGTGGATCAAACGTCTGCTGATTGCTGTCATTATCTTTCTGGCATTGTTGTTTCACGAAACACTCGGCAAGAACCTGGACCTGTCCATTCTTGGCATCATCTCGCTATCAGGCACGCTCCAGCTTCTCCCGGGAGCGCTCGGCGTTATCTATTGGCCGGAAGGGAACCGCCGCGGACTGATTGCCGGCCTGTTGGCTGGCCTCGCCATCTGGGTAGTGACTCTGGTACTGCCGTTCTCTCATACGGCGAACCTGCTGGCCCTGCTCGATGCGCCCCTCGTCCCGGACTACAGCAACTGGCATATCTTTACCTTTGTGAGCCTCACCGCCAACATAACCCTCTTTGCACTGGTCTCCATTCTCAGCACCAGCTCCGGCGAGGAAACCAGCGCCGCCCAGGCCTGCTCCATGGGCGCTCTTTCCAGGCCCCAGCGCCGGGAACTTCTGGCAACCTCTTCGAAAGACTTCGTAAAGCAACTGGCAGAGCCGTTGGGGTATGGCGTTGCCAAACGCGAAGTTGAGCGCGCCCTGGCCCAACTGAAACTTCCCAACATGGAATACCGGCCCTATCAACTGCGCCGGCTGAGGGATCAGGTCGAGGCCAACCTTTCCGGACTTCTGGGGCCTTCGGTTGCACGGGACATGGTAAAACGGCACCTGGGCTTCAAACCCATGGCCAGGGGAGGCACGGCGCAGGACATCCGTTACGTGGAAAGGGCTCTTGGTGAATACCAGAACCGCTTGACCGGCCTCGCGGGGGAGCTGGACAACCTTCGGCGACACTACCGACAGACACTCCAGAACCTGCCGATTCCCGCATGCTCAGTTGGTGACGACGGCGAGATCCTGATGTGGAATCATGCCATTGAGGCCCTGACCAGCATTACTGCTGACGATGTCCTTGGTGCGCGGCTGATGGCGTTGCCCGAGCACTGGCATCTGCTGCTGGATGACTTCAACCGGGGTGAAGAACTCCACCGCTACAAACACCGTCTGGACCTGCGAGGCAGGCCACACTGGCTGAACCTGCACAAGGCCGCACTCAGCGGCCCTGACCATACGGAAGGTGGCAGCATTATCCTGGTAGAAGACCAGACCGAAACACGGCTGCTTGAAGACGAGCTGATGCACAGCGAGCGACTGGCCTCGGTCGGCCGGCTCGCTGCCGGTGTAGCCCATGAAATCGGCAACCCGGTGACCGGCATTTCGTCGCTGGCGCAAAACCTGAAGCTGGAAACTGATAACCCGGACATCCTTGATACCGCCAACCAGATTCAGCAACAAACCCGGCGGATTTCCACCATCCTGCAGTCATTGATGAACTTTGCGCGAACCGGCAATCACGCCCAGGCCAATCGCTACGAACCGGTGACCATTCGCCGTTGTGTGGACGAGTCCATTAACCTGCTCTCACTCAGTAACCAGGGGCTGGGGATCCATTTCGTGAATGACTGCCCTGTGAATCTCCAGGTGCTGGGCGATGAACAGCGGCTTGTTCAGGTTTTCGTCAACCTGCTCGCAAACGCCCGGGATGCTTCTCCGGATGGTGGTACCATCCGGGTCAGTGGAAGCCGTGACGGCTACTCCGCTATCATTGAAATCATTGACGAGGGCTCTGGTATTCCGGAGGATCAGCTCGATCATATTTTCGAACCGTTTTACACGACCAAGGCACCCAACAAGGGTACGGGCCTTGGCTTGTCGCTCGTGTACAGCATTGTTGAAGAGCATTACGGCAATATCCAGGTGGAAAGCCCGGCCAACCCCGAAACCGGCACAGGTACCTGTGTACGGTTGAGACTGCCCGCCTACGAACCGGAAACCGGCAATACCACCGTCAGCCAGAACCAAAGGTCATGA
- a CDS encoding sigma-54-dependent transcriptional regulator yields MPRILIVEDEDIIRSAIRKLLQHAGYEVTDAGSVEEAEQNHEPDQFDLIISDLRLPGAAGTELINRAPNTPVLIMTSYASLRSAVDSMKMGAVEYIAKPFDHDEMLAAVGNILSRKPTASGASDEQGDAVSTPENSDPANIMFGDCEPMQRVFTLIRKVAPTETTVLIQGESGTGKELAARALHLLSPRASKPLISVNCAAIPESLIESELFGHEKGAFTGAVSARTGLIEAADGGSLFLDEIGELPAEAQARLLRVLQESEIRKVGSTQSRKVNVRMIAATHRNLKAMTRTGEFREDLYYRLNVMQIRIPPLRERLSDILGLARRFLKRQGEKMGKPNLNLSPEAMRTLERHRWPGNVRELENAIERATILCDSDVISPSLLDLDSEVADEYIPETLVEGNNEQTRATDVDSANDLSLEDYFQHFVLENQDRMSETELAQKLGISRKSLWERRQRLGIPRKKPSGN; encoded by the coding sequence ATGCCTCGCATTCTGATCGTAGAAGATGAAGATATTATCCGCTCAGCGATTCGCAAACTGCTACAGCATGCCGGATATGAAGTAACCGACGCCGGTTCGGTAGAAGAAGCAGAACAAAACCATGAGCCAGACCAGTTTGACCTGATCATCTCCGATCTGCGTCTGCCAGGTGCCGCAGGGACCGAACTGATTAACCGGGCGCCCAATACGCCGGTCCTGATCATGACCAGCTACGCCAGCCTGCGCTCGGCTGTCGACTCCATGAAAATGGGTGCGGTGGAATACATCGCGAAGCCTTTCGATCACGATGAAATGCTGGCAGCCGTGGGAAACATCCTGTCCAGGAAACCGACAGCCTCAGGTGCTTCGGATGAACAGGGCGACGCTGTCTCCACACCTGAAAACAGCGACCCCGCCAACATCATGTTTGGGGACTGCGAACCCATGCAGCGGGTGTTCACGCTCATTCGGAAAGTTGCTCCCACCGAAACCACCGTGCTCATTCAGGGGGAGTCCGGTACCGGTAAGGAACTGGCAGCCAGGGCCTTGCACCTGCTCAGCCCTCGCGCGTCCAAGCCACTCATTTCCGTAAACTGCGCCGCTATTCCCGAAAGCCTGATTGAATCTGAACTCTTTGGGCACGAGAAGGGAGCGTTTACTGGCGCGGTCTCTGCCCGCACCGGTCTGATCGAAGCCGCTGACGGCGGAAGTCTCTTCCTCGACGAAATTGGCGAGCTGCCAGCAGAAGCTCAGGCCCGCCTGCTCCGGGTGCTGCAGGAAAGTGAAATCCGGAAAGTCGGCTCGACCCAGAGTCGTAAGGTAAATGTCCGAATGATTGCGGCCACCCACCGCAACCTGAAAGCCATGACGCGAACCGGTGAATTCCGGGAGGATCTCTACTACCGCCTGAACGTCATGCAGATTCGGATCCCGCCTTTACGTGAACGTTTAAGCGACATCCTGGGTCTTGCTCGCCGCTTCCTGAAGCGCCAGGGAGAAAAGATGGGCAAACCCAATCTGAACCTGAGCCCTGAGGCCATGCGCACACTGGAACGCCACCGGTGGCCCGGTAACGTTCGAGAGCTCGAAAACGCCATTGAACGGGCAACCATATTGTGTGACAGCGATGTTATTTCCCCCTCCCTGCTGGATCTGGACAGTGAAGTCGCGGATGAATACATCCCGGAAACACTGGTAGAGGGAAATAACGAACAAACCCGCGCCACCGACGTGGATTCCGCTAATGACCTTTCACTCGAGGACTACTTCCAGCACTTTGTCCTGGAAAACCAGGACCGCATGAGTGAAACCGAACTGGCTCAAAAACTCGGAATCAGCCGCAAATCACTGTGGGAGCGTCGTCAGCGACTTGGTATTCCCCGTAAAAAACCTTCAGGAAACTGA